TCATATCCAGACGTCCGGACGATCGCTCCACGCGATGGAAGTGGATTTTAACGACATCCGCACGACCCTGCAGGCGCTTCTGGCCATTTACGACAACTGCAATTCCCTTCACACGAACGCCTACGACGAAGCGGTGACCACTCCGACGGAAGAAAGCGTCAGACGGGCGATGGCCATACAGATGATCATCACCAAGGAGATGGGCCTCGCCAAAAACGAGAATCCGCAGCAAGGTTCTTTTATCGTGGAGGAATTGACGGACCTCGTGGAAGAAGCCGTTCTCCTGGAGCTTGAGCGGATCAGCGACCGCGGCGGCGTGCTCGGTGCCATGGAGACCCAGTATCAGCGGGGCAGGATCCAGGAAGAATCGATGCTGTACGAAACGAAAAAACACAACGGTGAACTGCCGATTATTGGTGTGAACACGTACCTGAATCCGAATCCCCCGCAGGACGAGGCCTTCAGTATGGAACTGGCCCGTTCCTCGACGGAGGAAAAGGAGAGCCGGATTGATCAGCTGCATGCCTTTAAGGCCCGCTATGATTCGGACCGCCAGGAAGCGCTGGAGCGGTTAAAAGAGACGGCCAGAAGCGGCGGAAACATTTTTGAAGAGCTCATGGAAACGGTCCGGGTAGCAAGCCTCGGAGACATCACCACAGCGTTATACGAAGTCGGCGGGCAGTATCGCCGAAATATTTAACGGATTAAGTGTGGCATCATCTGCTCAAATATGTTTATAATGGAGGGTATGAAACCTATCGTAAACTGACATCCGTGACAGGCTCCGATACAAACATGTGAGACCAAGATGATGGTGAAAGGACGTGCAATCATGCATTACAAAGACATGAATAAAGATCAGATCCAGGAAGTGGCGATGGTTGAGCTTGCAGCAACGCTTCTTGAAGAAACACAACAGGCTTTTGAGTACCACGACCTGTTAAAGAAAGTCGGCGACATCAAAGGATATTCTGAGGAAGACCTGATGCAGCGGATTTCGAACCTGTACACGGACATGTCCCTCGACGGACGCTTCGTGAACCTGGGGAATGCCCGCTGGGGACTTCGTTCCTGGTACCCGTTTGATCAGACGGAAGAAGAACTGTCCGCGGAAGCCAGTAAAGAACGAAAGCGCCGTGCGAAGGAGCGTCAGGAAGAAGAGGATCTCTTCGACGACGAGGCAGAAGATTTCGATGAATTCGAAGACCTTGAAGATGAGCTCGACGACCTGGCCAATGAAGAAGATGCTGGTGACTATGATGAGCTCGATGATACACCGGACAGCAGTTACCCGGCTGACGAACTGAATGATGAGTCGGAATTTGAGGATGAAGAAGAGAAATAATCCGTCAATAAACCCTATTGACTTTCATGCTCAGGCAAGCTAAAATCATTTTTGGGCTCCGTAAAACCGGAGCAACAGACGACACACATCTGTGCCCCTCAATCACTCGATTGAAGGGGCACTTTTTTTATTCTTTCAGCCGTTAACTTTGGTACAGGATGAAAGGATAAGTGCAACGGAGGCTTTCGCCATTTCACCTTGGCGACAAGCCGGGTTTTCTTTATGAGCATCCGCCAAAAGCGCAGGATCATGGAACAGTTTTGGCATTATGGCATCAGTTTATTCATGGGCAGAGACTATTTTTTTGGAAAGAGGGAGAAGGAATGACAAAATTCATCTTTGTAACAGGCGGGGTTGTTTCATCATTAGGTAAAGGGATCACCGCAGCATCACTCGGACGACTTCTGAAAAATCGCGGACTGAAGGTCACGATACAGAAATTTGATCCCTATATTAACGTCGATCCAGGGACGATGAGTCCTTACCAGCACGGGGAAGTGTTTGTCACGGATGATGGGGCCGAAACGGACCTCGATCTCGGCCACTATGAACGCTTTATTGATATCAATCTCAGCAAGTACTCGAACATCACCACCGGTAAAGTGTATTCCTCTGTTATCAAAAAAGAACGAAGAGGCGATTACCTGGGCGGCACGGTGCAGGTCATTCCGCATATCACCAATGAGATCAAAGAGCGTGTGTTCCAGGCGGCCAAAGAAGGCAGTCCAGATGTGGTGATCACGGAAATTGGCGGGACCGTCGGCGACATTGAGAGTCTGCCGTTCCTCGAGGCGATCCGGCAGATTAAAGGGGCAGCAGGACCGGAGAACGTCATGTACATCCACTGTACGCTCATCCCGTACCTCGCCGCAGCAGGCGAAATGAAATCCAAGCCAACCCAGCACAGTGTCAAGGAGCTGAGAAGTCTCGGAATTCAGCCGAACGTCATCGTCGTCAGGACTGAACGTCCGGTACCTGAAGAGATGAAAGATAAAATTGCCCTCTTCTGCGACATCGATAAGCACGCTGTGATCGAAGCAAGGGATGCGGACACCTTATACCAGGTGCCTCTTGAACTGCAGGAACAGAAGCTGGATACTTTTGTGTGTGATTTCCTTGGACTGAAATGCAAGGAAGCAGACATGACCGAATGGAAACAGCTCGTGCATCTCGTTCAGCACCTGAAACACACGATTCGCATTGCCCTCGTCGGAAAATATGTGGCTTTGCCTGATGCGTATCTTTCGGTTGTGGAGGCCCTGAAACATTCCGGCTACAGTGTGGACGCGGATATCGAAGTGGACTGGGTGGACTCCGAAGACATCACCAAGGATGGAGCAG
This Salisediminibacterium beveridgei DNA region includes the following protein-coding sequences:
- a CDS encoding CTP synthase, with the translated sequence MTKFIFVTGGVVSSLGKGITAASLGRLLKNRGLKVTIQKFDPYINVDPGTMSPYQHGEVFVTDDGAETDLDLGHYERFIDINLSKYSNITTGKVYSSVIKKERRGDYLGGTVQVIPHITNEIKERVFQAAKEGSPDVVITEIGGTVGDIESLPFLEAIRQIKGAAGPENVMYIHCTLIPYLAAAGEMKSKPTQHSVKELRSLGIQPNVIVVRTERPVPEEMKDKIALFCDIDKHAVIEARDADTLYQVPLELQEQKLDTFVCDFLGLKCKEADMTEWKQLVHLVQHLKHTIRIALVGKYVALPDAYLSVVEALKHSGYSVDADIEVDWVDSEDITKDGAAERLKDADGILVPGGFGDRGVEGKIAAIQYARENSVPFLGICLGMQLASVEFARNVLGLAGAHSAEFDPSTPYPVIDLLPEQKDVEDFGGTLRLGLYPCKLKEGTRAYESYTEQVIYERHRHRYEFNNEFREQMEAKGFVFSGLSPDGRLAEIVELSQHPYFIASQFHPEFVSRPTRPQPLFRDFIRATADAKGIVKEEQ
- the rpoE gene encoding DNA-directed RNA polymerase subunit delta: MNKDQIQEVAMVELAATLLEETQQAFEYHDLLKKVGDIKGYSEEDLMQRISNLYTDMSLDGRFVNLGNARWGLRSWYPFDQTEEELSAEASKERKRRAKERQEEEDLFDDEAEDFDEFEDLEDELDDLANEEDAGDYDELDDTPDSSYPADELNDESEFEDEEEK